In a genomic window of Brettanomyces nanus chromosome 1, complete sequence:
- a CDS encoding uncharacterized protein (EggNog:ENOG41): MSQSPPAPHVRKDTSSFQSNASSVSSMAPSLPRLKIQSRSSLLIGVTDDVDENAEPLLDSGRSLANEKPAVPPRNVSSKMQVDIPEKFGLDRMAGQEFEMVSPVVGRHGFQNLGKFKAGQPEDGISVHTRTLNQLIKKRKSQIYDVLEEHPELKVPSDQYFDQLRADDLNIELLSELKTGNYDNPDQKKVYSLLYESSRLSDEAINEADTQKLDSKAFEETAEKLSLEKNDHLVFDLLKIYAIVGESTPHPLICFFHSKIECLKISLMLALVLKKFVIGSQKFQFLLLRVLESRHPDFVVDRFSSDGMTFSSLEELVGSNQFWYDFISQLEEKNLTDSLIRTCLVYGFYSLIDVMAEIIVKTDSLDAVKVCSDLCRFEREYLIINQDADIYASDQAISKEKNKYQYFTEDLKTKKNKYNDLLNNYKQLNEERFSDETVLKRLTLENKELKEESARKEKELADKLSSFEVIKVNNDKNAEISKMNEDLSKEIARLTSEVNELKLK; the protein is encoded by the coding sequence ATGTCGCAGTCGCCTCCCGCTCCGCACGTGCGAAAGGatacatcttcttttcaatcaaatgcatcttctgtttcatCGATGGCGCCCTCACTGCCTCGTCTCAAAATACAGAGTAGAAGCTCGCTTCTAATTGGAGTTACGGACGATGTGGATGAAAATGCAGAGCCATTGCTTGACAGTGGAAGATCTTTGGCGAATGAAAAACCAGCTGTTCCTCCGAGAAATGTTTCTTCTAAGATGCAGGTTGATATTCCTGAGAAGTTCGGTCTTGACCGGATGGCTGGTCAAGAGTTTGAGATGGTGTCTCCCGTGGTCGGAAGACATGGATTTCAAAATCTTGGGAAATTCAAGGCTGGACAGCCTGAAGATGGAATCAGCGTGCATACTAGAACGCTTAATCAGCTAATTAAGAAGAGGAAGTCTCAAATATATGATGTTTTGGAGGAGCATCCCGAGTTGAAAGTCCCAAGTGACCAATATTTCGATCAATTACGCGCCGATGACTTAAATATTGAGTTGTTGAGTGAACTAAAAACCGGAAATTACGATAATCCTGATCAAAAGAAGGTCTATTCGCTTTTGTACGAAAGTTCGAGACTTTCTGATGAGGCCATCAATGAAGCTGACACGCAGAAACTTGACTCTAAAGcctttgaagagactgCGGAAAAACTAtccttggaaaagaatgaCCACTTGGTCTTTGATTTGCTGAAGATATATGCCATTGTTGGTGAATCTACTCCGCATCCTTTGATTTGTTTTTTCCATAGTAAGATTGAATGTCTAAAAATCTCCTTGATGCTTGCCCTAGtgctgaagaagtttgtCATTGGATCACAGAAGTTCCAATTTCTCTTGCTAAGAGTCTTAGAAAGCCGGCATCCTGATTTTGTAGTTGACCGGTTCAGTTCTGATGGCAtgactttttcttcacttgAAGAGTTAGTTGGTTCTAATCAGTTTTGGTATGACTTTATTTCCCaattggaggagaagaacttgacCGATTCACTGATTCGCACGTGCCTGGTTTACGGATTTTATTCTCTTATTGATGTCATGGCTGAGATCATAGTAAAAACCGATAGTTTGGATGCCGTGAAGGTGTGCTCAGACCTCTGTCGCTTCGAAAGAGAATATTTGATCATCAACCAGGATGCAGATATCTATGCTAGCGATCAAGCCAtttccaaagagaaaaataaataTCAATATTTCACGGAGGACTTAAAGactaagaagaataagTATAACGACTTGCTAAACAATTACAAACAACTGAACGAGGAAAGATTTAGCGATGAAACTGTTCTAAAGAGGCTAACGCTAGAAAAtaaggagttgaaggaagaaagcgctcgaaaagaaaaggaacTTGCTGACAAATTGTCAAGTTTCGAAGTGATCAAGGTCAATAACGACAAAAATGCCGAGATCAGCAAGATGAACGaagatctttcaaaggaaaTTGCCCGACTAACATCTGAGGTTAATGAGTTGAAGCTTAAATAA
- a CDS encoding uncharacterized protein (EggNog:ENOG41), with translation MSKPETTEHAHENGGLFENHSSSSSVDPEKVSVESEEAGNSQVGNLLGNYTEEEVMNMGRVYAKENELDEELFAKAAAVARDPSGYNSMSFLSQEEKESLYIEKEHPWRLPKKLYWLACTASMAACMQGMDETVINGANLYYPSAFGIGGDSDRDKWLVGLVNCAPYLCCGCVSCWMTDWLNSKFSRRGTIFICCVIGVLCCLWSALTNTWWHLFIARFCLGFSIGPNTTTVPVYSSESAPARIRGALVMNWQIWTAFGIMLGYVFSLAFYRIPANGIGDGLSWRLMLGSAMLPSIALMCQIPFCPESPRWLMGKGRHKDAFKSLQMLRNTDLLAARDAFYANILIMEEGSTKASFFHKIKEMFTVRRNRNGALGAWICMFMQQFCGINVIAYYSSSIFLDSGFSERDSLIASWGFGMLNWVFAAPAFFMIDKFGRRSLLLIAFPLMAVFLLMAGFAFWIPETNENARVAVICLGIYLFTIVYSSSEGPVPFTYSAECAALYVRDVTMSFATATCWFFNFVLSLTWPSLLKAFKPQGAFGWYAAWNFIGFFLVLWFLPETKNLTLEELDDVFDVPTYKHAAYQTKAIKNSFQRYILRRDVPKLAPLYQTHRMAVTNESWENNKETVSHIQ, from the coding sequence atgaGTAAACCCGAAACTACCGAACATGCTCATGAGAATGGCGGTCTCTTTGAGAATCATTCTTCCAGTTCTTCTGTTGACCCAGAAAAGGTTTCTGTAGAATCTGAAGAGGCAGGTAACTCTCAGGTCGGAAACTTGCTTGGAAACTATACTGAAGAGGAAGTGATGAACATGGGCAGAGTGTATGCCAAAGAAAACgagttggatgaagagttaTTTGCTAAGGCTGCTGCCGTTGCAAGAGATCCTTCTGGTTACAATTCAATGTCTTTCCTCAGTcaagaggaaaaggagtCCCTctatattgaaaaagagcaTCCTTGGAGATTACCAAAAAAGCTATACTGGTTGGCTTGTACTGCTTCCATGGCTGCTTGTATGCAAGGTATGGATGAAACCGTTATTAACGGTGCTAACTTGTACTATCCTTCTGCATTTGGTATTGGTGGTGATAGTGATAGAGATAAATGGCTCGTGGGTCTTGTCAACTGTGCTCCTTACTTGTGCTGTGGTTGTGTTTCTTGTTGGATGACTGACTGGCTGAATTCAAAGTTTTCCAGAAGGGGAACCATATTCATCTGCTGTGTTATTGGTGTTCTATGCTGTCTTTGGTCTGCATTGACTAACACTTGGTGGCATTTGTTTATTGCTAGATTCTGTTTAGGTTTCTCTATTGGTCCTAACACTACTACCGTTCCTGTTTATTCTTCGGAGAGTGCACCAGCCAGAATAAGAGGTGCCTTGGTGATGAACTGGCAGATTTGGACTGCCTTTGGTATCATGCTTGGTTACGTGTTTTCCCTTGCCTTCTACAGAATCCCTGCTAATGGTATTGGTGATGGTCTTTCCTGGAGATTGATGCTTGGTTCTGCTATGCTTCCATCTATTGCCCTCATGTGTCAAATTCCATTCTGTCCAGAGTCTCCAAGATGGTTAATGGGCAAGGGTAGACATAAAGATGCCTTTAAATCCTTGCAAATGCTAAGAAATACTGATCTACTTGCTGCAAGAGATGCCTTCTATGCCAACATCCTTATTATGGAGGAAGGCTCAACCAAGGCCTCATTCTTCCATAAGATTAAGGAAATGTTTACTGttagaagaaacagaaatGGTGCGTTGGGTGCTTGGATCTGCATGTTCATGCAACAATTCTGTGGTATCAATGTTATCGCTTACTATTCATCCAGTATTTTCCTTGATTCTGGTTTCAGTGAGAGGGACTCGTTAATTGCATCTTGGGGTTTTGGTATGCTTAACTGGGTATTTGCTGCTCCTGCCTTTTTCATGATTGACAAATTCGGAAGACGTTCTTTACTTTTAATTGCTTTCCCATTGATGGCAGTCTTCCTTTTGATGGCTGGATTCGCCTTTTGGATTCCGGAAACCAATGAAAATGCCAGGGTTGCCGTTATTTGTTTGGGAATCTATCTCTTTACTATCGTTTACTCGTCTTCTGAGGGTCCCGTTCCATTTACGTATTCTGCTGAATGTGCAGCCTTGTACGTGAGAGATGTTACTATGTCTTTTGCAACTGCTACCTGCTGGTTCTTTAACTTTGTTTTGTCTTTGACCTGGCCTTCCCTATTAAAGGCCTTCAAGCCTCAAGGTGCCTTTGGCTGGTACGCTGCTTGGAATTTcattggtttctttttagtGTTATGGTTCTTGCCTGAGACAAAGAACTTGACTTTGGAGGAACTAGATGACGTCTTTGATGTTCCAACATATAAGCATGCTGCTTATCAGACTAAAGCAATAAAGAATTCTTTCCAGAGGTACATTCTCAGGAGGGATGTTCCAAAACTTGCTCCGTTGTATCAAACTCATAGAATGGCCGTGACCAACGAGTCATGGGAGAACAACAAAGAGACAGTTTCTCACATCCAGTGA